The Candidatus Dormiibacterota bacterium genome includes the window GCTCGCTCGCCGCGCTCGACTATCTCGACGCGCACCCCGAACTGATGGATCGCCTCCGTTCGAATATCGCGTACTTTCGCGCGGGCCTCGCGCGGCTCGGCTTCAAACCGCTCGAGGGCCCAAGCGCGATCGTGCCGATCATCGTCGGCGACACCGCGTTTGCGATCCAAATGAGCGACCGGCTGCTCAAGCGCGGGATTTTTGTGACCGGCTTCGGCTTCCCGGTCGTTCCCGAGGGCACGGCGCGGATTCGCACGCAGCTCAGCGCCAAGCTCACGGAATCGGAGATGGACAAAGCGCTCGCCGCATTCCAAACCGTCGGACACGAACTCGGCATCCTAAAGTAGCGAGGCTCGGTTCCTCGGCTGTCGAAGGGAGCTAGTTCGTCGCTTCACGATTGCGCGGCGGAAGCACGACAGCTACAGATAGTGAGAGAAACCATGCGCATACGGATTACCGGCCTGCTCGCGGCGGCGACGCTGGGCGTTCTCGCCATCACCGGATGCTCGAAGCCGGCATCGACCACGCAGGCCACGGCCGCCCCCAGCGCGAGTGCCAAGGCCGTTGCCGAGATAACCGCCTCGCCGCGGCATACGGCTGTGCCTGTGCCCGCCAAAAAGGCCGCGCCTGCGCCCACCAAAAAAGCCGCGCCTGCACCGACCCGGAGCATCATCGCCGGGCCGGTTCTTCCCGCCAAAACGGCCAAGCCGGTGAACCCGAAAACCGTCGTTGCACCGGTCCGCAAAACGAGCGCGCCCGCCATTGCTGTAGCGACTCGGGCGCCGGCAACTGCGGCCCCGGCTGTCGTTGCCGTCGTCGGCGATCCGGCACACGGCAAGCAACTCTACATGCAAAATTGTTCGAGCTGCCATGGCGCGACGGGGCAAGGCGGCATGGGGCCGTCCTTGGAGAACGAGGCGTCGCGGAAAAATCTCGATCAGGCGATCGCATGGATTAAAAACCCGGTCTCCCCCATGCCAAAGCTCTATCCGGACACCTTGAGCAATAAAGACGTGCTGGACGTCGCGACCTATGTTGAATCGCTGAAATAGCGGTTTTTGGCTAGAGCGCCCAAGCCTCCGACCCCTAGCTGCATGAGAAGGCGTGCCCGAAGGCCATCGCGCCGTGTGATACTACGCCTATGAACGGCGCTCCGACGATCATCCAGGGCGGCATGGGCGTGGGCGTCTCTAGCTGGCGGCTAGCCGGCGCCGTTTCCGGCCTGGGCCAGCTCGGGGTCGTTTCCGGGGCGGCGCTCGACCAGATTTTTGCCCGGCGCCTGCAAGACGGCGACCCGGGCGGGCATATGCGGCGCGGCGTAGAGCGCTTTCCCTTTCAACGCATGGTCGAACGCGTGTGGAAGACCTATTACAATCCCGGCGGCAGAGCGCCGAACCAGCCCTACAAGACGCTG containing:
- a CDS encoding cytochrome c, with amino-acid sequence MRETMRIRITGLLAAATLGVLAITGCSKPASTTQATAAPSASAKAVAEITASPRHTAVPVPAKKAAPAPTKKAAPAPTRSIIAGPVLPAKTAKPVNPKTVVAPVRKTSAPAIAVATRAPATAAPAVVAVVGDPAHGKQLYMQNCSSCHGATGQGGMGPSLENEASRKNLDQAIAWIKNPVSPMPKLYPDTLSNKDVLDVATYVESLK